Genomic window (Catenulispora sp. MAP5-51):
GCTCCAGGCTCATGACGCCGTCCACCTTCGCGTCGCGCAGGGACGCGCGGCCCTCGATCGTCGTGCCCCACAGCATCAGGTCGCCGCCGACGCGGACCCGTTCGGCGCGCAGGGCGAGCTCGCCGGGGTGGGACAGGTGCGCCTCGGTGATCAGGAGTTCGCCGCCGATGACGGCGTGGTCCAGGCGGAGGCGGCCGTCGACGCGCGCGCGGTGCATCACCACCGTGGCCTCGACGTGGGCCAGCGAAGCGTTCAGGCCGGCCAGGCGGGTACCGCGCAGGTTGAGGCGGCGCAGGCGCGCGTCGTGCAGGTCCAGGTCGTCCTGGAACCAGCACTCCCCGAAGCTCAGCGAGTAGCCCAGCTCCAGGTACTCCAGCTCCAGCCGGCCCTCGACCCGCGCGCCGACCACCCGCAGCGGCGCGCGGCGGTCACCGGCCTCCTCGATCAGGCTCCTGATGAACGACGCGCGCAGCGTGCGCTCCGGGCCCCATGTCGCGCCCACCGCGGGATCGTCCGCCGCCGGGTCGCCGGTGGCGAAGGACGTGCGGCCGCCGTTCCGGAAATCATCCCGGACTTGCTTTTCGCTGGCGGACAGTCCCGTGAGGCGCATGGGACGTTTCTACCGTGGCTCCGTAAGAGAGATCGAGTCCTGAGGCGGCGATCCCTTCGGCCGCCGTGGTTCGCGGACGCCGCCGTCCGGACCGGCGGGCCAGTCCGGGCCGCCGCGCTCGCGGTCGCGCCGGCGGGCCTTCCTGGAACGCATGACACGTTTGACTCGCTGCTTCACCGTCATGTTCTGGGAACGCCTCCGGGAAAACCCCAGGTTCCGCAAAGGAGATCACGTACTCTCTGGGCGAACAAACCTGGGCGAACAAAACCGGGGCGAACAAACGGGGAGGGTCCACCATGATCGAGCTGCCGCGCACACTCGTCTTCTCACCGCGCGCCAACGACACCTCGCACGTCCTGGCCTCGGTCGCGCACCGCCGCGGCCTGCTCACCGAGCACCTGACCGGCTGGGGAGTCCCGGAGGGCTTCCTGGTCGGCGGACCTGCGCACCTGTATGCCGGTGCGCTGTTCGCCGACGCGGTCGCCGCCGATCTCGGCATCGGACTGCTGGAGCCGCCGGACGACTGGCTGACCGGACTTCCCCGCGAGGCGGTGCGCCGCGAGATCAGGATGCTGACGATGGCCGAGGCGTGGAAACTACGCGCCCCGGCGTTCCTGAAACCGCCCAACGACAAGAGTTTTCCGGCTCGTGTCTACCTCGAGGGCACACAACTGCCCGGGCCCGACGCCGTCGACTCCGACACCCCGGTACTCGCCAGCGACCCGGTGCGGTTCACCGTCGAGTTCCGACTCCATGTCATCGACGGCGAGATCGTCACCGGCGCGCAGTACGCGATCGAAGGCGATCTCGACATCGAGCCGCTGGCCGGCCATGAGGCGGAGCAGCAGATCCTCGGTTTCGCGCGCGACGTACTCCAGGAATCGGCCGACAAGCTTCCGAGCGCGGTCGTGGTCGATGTCGGCTTG
Coding sequences:
- a CDS encoding ATP-grasp domain-containing protein codes for the protein MIELPRTLVFSPRANDTSHVLASVAHRRGLLTEHLTGWGVPEGFLVGGPAHLYAGALFADAVAADLGIGLLEPPDDWLTGLPREAVRREIRMLTMAEAWKLRAPAFLKPPNDKSFPARVYLEGTQLPGPDAVDSDTPVLASDPVRFTVEFRLHVIDGEIVTGAQYAIEGDLDIEPLAGHEAEQQILGFARDVLQESADKLPSAVVVDVGLIAEGDGKPAPAVIEANAAWASGHYAADPERVLDVVLRAAGPMTEIGERDRTFLRPAAQRVD